In Shouchella patagoniensis, the following are encoded in one genomic region:
- the sda gene encoding sporulation histidine kinase inhibitor Sda, whose amino-acid sequence MSLKELPDSILKEAYVKAKNQNLQEDFVAVLKDELINRKIDFTDDPNQ is encoded by the coding sequence ATGTCGCTAAAAGAGTTACCTGATTCCATTTTAAAAGAAGCATACGTAAAGGCTAAGAATCAAAATTTACAGGAAGATTTTGTTGCAGTATTAAAAGATGAACTAATCAACAGAAAGATTGATTTTACCGATGATCCAAACCAATAA
- a CDS encoding iron-containing alcohol dehydrogenase family protein, whose translation MMTSVVVRGAPHEYIFEEDALSLLEEKLIARQYRRVLVVHGHASWEAANAFWPEISKVEVLFEPYTGVCSVKEIKRLAEKALAGNYDALIGVGGGKLVDLVKGAAHLLAKPYVLIPTLASNCAPWTPISVIYNDAGIYTHFDVYEQNASLLLIDPNLLITAPEEFFIAGIGDTLAKWYEADVQLRSMREKSAALEISYYAASLCKSVLLEKSIGATRSLGEGVANGDYRKVAEAIIMLGGMVGGFGDKYGRIAGAHSIHNGLTALQETHNVLHGNKVAYGILVQLALEENWNEIEHLASFYKEIGLPVSLSDLGVDASHSNLYTVYEKATVPEESIHVLPIEVGAGNVQRAIEQMEEWNKKRPDQM comes from the coding sequence ATGATGACATCGGTTGTTGTCCGCGGAGCTCCTCATGAATATATTTTTGAGGAAGATGCACTTTCTTTGTTGGAAGAGAAGTTAATTGCCAGACAATACAGGCGCGTCCTAGTCGTTCACGGTCACGCTTCGTGGGAAGCAGCAAACGCTTTTTGGCCAGAAATTAGCAAGGTAGAAGTACTGTTTGAACCATATACCGGTGTATGCTCGGTAAAAGAGATAAAACGTTTAGCTGAAAAGGCGTTGGCAGGGAATTATGATGCCTTGATCGGCGTTGGCGGTGGTAAGCTTGTGGACTTAGTTAAAGGGGCAGCACATCTTCTTGCTAAGCCATATGTATTGATACCAACTCTTGCTTCCAATTGTGCGCCATGGACACCTATTTCCGTTATTTACAATGACGCAGGAATATACACTCATTTCGATGTTTACGAACAGAATGCTAGTCTGCTATTAATTGACCCAAACTTGTTGATCACAGCGCCTGAAGAATTCTTTATTGCAGGGATAGGTGATACTCTTGCTAAGTGGTATGAGGCAGACGTGCAACTTCGCTCGATGCGTGAAAAGAGCGCAGCGCTTGAAATTTCTTATTATGCAGCTAGCTTGTGCAAGTCTGTATTACTTGAGAAGAGCATAGGAGCGACCCGCTCTTTAGGCGAAGGCGTAGCGAATGGAGACTATCGCAAAGTAGCAGAAGCAATTATTATGCTAGGAGGGATGGTAGGCGGATTTGGGGACAAATACGGTCGAATTGCAGGCGCCCACTCGATTCATAATGGATTGACTGCACTGCAAGAAACACATAACGTTCTGCATGGCAATAAGGTTGCTTATGGCATTCTTGTTCAGTTAGCTTTAGAAGAAAACTGGAATGAAATTGAACACTTAGCTTCCTTTTATAAAGAAATAGGGCTTCCTGTGTCTTTATCGGACTTAGGCGTTGATGCTAGCCATTCAAATTTATATACTGTTTATGAAAAAGCGACTGTTCCTGAAGAATCAATTCATGTTTTACCAATAGAAGTAGGAGCTGGCAATGTACAAAGAGCAATTGAACAAATGGAAGAATGGAATAAAAAACGGCCTGACCAAATGTAA
- a CDS encoding LCP family glycopolymer transferase, producing the protein MSKGKKGRKKRWIKYTISFVIALIFIIGTTSSYLLYKSSNLASETYSGLNRGDKSDLREEPVDVGKDNFSLLILGDDARPGEKFARTDAMLLATFNKKERSILFTSIPRDSYVEIAGKGHMDKINHANAFGGIDMAVDTVENFLEVPIDYYAIAKFQGLIDVIDALGGIEIDVVYTFDFTEGGETLHFEEGPSLLNGEEALAYSRERKSPNSGGDLGRGQRQQQVLEGIFHKAASFSSIQNFNELFNSLGENLRTDLTFGNMLSLHQYASSISNLDKLQLQGEPFRGEDGISYLRIDESSLNDIKHQLAEHLEID; encoded by the coding sequence ATGTCAAAAGGAAAAAAAGGTAGAAAGAAGCGATGGATCAAATACACAATTTCTTTCGTAATCGCACTCATTTTTATAATAGGTACCACTTCTTCCTACCTTTTATATAAATCTAGTAACTTAGCATCGGAAACTTATAGTGGTTTAAACCGTGGAGACAAATCTGATTTAAGGGAAGAACCTGTAGATGTCGGAAAAGACAATTTCTCTTTATTAATTCTGGGAGATGACGCACGACCTGGAGAAAAATTTGCTCGCACTGATGCTATGCTCTTAGCAACATTTAACAAAAAGGAAAGGTCCATCCTGTTCACAAGTATACCTAGAGATTCTTATGTAGAGATTGCAGGGAAAGGGCATATGGATAAAATCAATCATGCAAATGCGTTTGGTGGTATCGACATGGCCGTTGATACGGTTGAAAACTTCCTTGAGGTTCCAATTGATTATTATGCAATTGCCAAATTCCAAGGATTAATCGATGTTATTGATGCGCTAGGCGGGATTGAAATCGATGTTGTATATACTTTTGATTTCACTGAGGGTGGAGAAACACTTCATTTTGAAGAAGGTCCATCTCTTTTGAATGGAGAAGAAGCATTAGCATATTCTAGAGAACGAAAAAGCCCTAATAGTGGTGGTGATTTAGGACGCGGTCAGAGACAACAACAAGTTCTTGAAGGTATTTTTCATAAAGCAGCATCTTTTTCAAGCATTCAAAATTTCAATGAACTATTTAACAGCTTGGGCGAAAACCTAAGAACAGACCTTACTTTTGGTAACATGCTTTCTTTACACCAGTATGCGTCATCTATTAGTAATCTTGATAAACTCCAGCTGCAAGGAGAACCTTTCCGAGGAGAAGACGGTATTAGTTATTTACGAATCGATGAAAGTTCCTTAAATGATATTAAGCACCAACTGGCAGAACACTTAGAGATTGATTAA
- the mobA gene encoding molybdenum cofactor guanylyltransferase: protein MKTAGLLLAGGRSSRYGKQKLFETYKNEPLFMKSVRAMREAGIDDVYVITNKDLASHFHDIPIICEQTPFEGPLYALYEGMTRLSTSGFSRFQVLAGDLPEINASMVKYLMNTATAHENSDILLPEHLGRLQPLHALYHQRCLPLIKTLLPTTRKMSVLYEQAETRTVPFADDSRYFININHQTDWRE, encoded by the coding sequence ATGAAAACGGCTGGTCTATTACTTGCTGGTGGTCGTTCGTCACGCTATGGCAAACAGAAATTGTTTGAAACATATAAGAACGAGCCTCTGTTCATGAAAAGTGTCCGTGCTATGCGCGAAGCCGGTATTGATGATGTGTATGTTATTACAAATAAAGATTTAGCCTCTCATTTTCATGATATACCAATTATTTGCGAACAAACGCCATTTGAAGGCCCATTGTACGCACTTTATGAAGGGATGACTAGATTAAGTACAAGTGGATTCAGTCGTTTTCAAGTACTAGCAGGTGATTTACCGGAAATTAATGCTAGTATGGTAAAGTATTTAATGAACACAGCAACTGCTCATGAGAACAGTGATATTCTTTTACCTGAGCATTTAGGAAGGCTTCAACCGTTACATGCTTTGTACCACCAACGTTGCCTACCTTTAATAAAAACGTTGTTACCAACAACTCGGAAAATGAGCGTTCTTTATGAGCAAGCAGAAACACGAACTGTACCCTTTGCCGACGATTCACGTTACTTTATTAATATTAATCACCAAACAGACTGGAGAGAATGA
- a CDS encoding queuosine precursor transporter has protein sequence MSIEIYAFFFAIINFSFLVLFYKLFGKTGIICWIGFATILANLQVVKTIELFGLIVTLGNVMYATTFLATDLLNEKYGKQTAQKAVWLGFSTLFLSTIIMQLVLFFEPHTEDLAQEHLAFIFNFALRIAAGSLIAFLISNHLNVYIFAFFKKLFPSPTMLWLRNIASSIFGQAFDTLIFCSVAFLGVYSLDIWLEIAFTTYIMKFIVSLIGIPFIYLARSTKPLNLL, from the coding sequence ATGTCGATTGAAATTTATGCATTTTTCTTTGCTATTATTAATTTTAGCTTTCTTGTGTTATTTTATAAACTATTTGGTAAAACTGGTATTATTTGTTGGATTGGTTTTGCCACTATCTTAGCAAACCTCCAAGTTGTTAAAACCATTGAGTTATTTGGCTTAATCGTCACACTTGGAAATGTGATGTATGCCACTACTTTTTTAGCCACTGATTTACTAAATGAAAAGTATGGTAAACAAACTGCACAAAAAGCAGTTTGGCTCGGATTCTCCACATTATTTCTCTCTACTATTATCATGCAGCTTGTGTTATTTTTTGAACCCCATACAGAAGATTTAGCACAAGAGCACTTAGCATTCATTTTTAATTTCGCCTTGCGTATAGCGGCAGGTAGCTTAATTGCTTTTTTAATTAGCAATCATTTAAATGTTTACATTTTTGCTTTTTTCAAGAAGCTTTTTCCAAGCCCTACAATGCTTTGGCTACGCAATATCGCGTCTAGCATTTTCGGACAAGCTTTTGATACTCTAATCTTTTGTTCGGTTGCTTTCTTAGGCGTGTATAGTCTTGATATTTGGCTCGAAATTGCGTTCACTACCTATATAATGAAGTTTATTGTTTCCCTCATAGGTATACCATTTATTTATTTAGCCCGCAGTACAAAGCCATTAAATCTCTTATAA
- the groL gene encoding chaperonin GroEL (60 kDa chaperone family; promotes refolding of misfolded polypeptides especially under stressful conditions; forms two stacked rings of heptamers to form a barrel-shaped 14mer; ends can be capped by GroES; misfolded proteins enter the barrel where they are refolded when GroES binds), which translates to MAKDIKFSEEARRSMLKGVDTLANAVKVTLGPKGRNVVLEKKFGSPLITNDGVTIAKEIELEDAFENMGAKLVAEVASKTNDIAGDGTTTATVLAQAMIREGLKNVTSGANPMGIRKGIEKATAAAVTELKSISKPIESKDSIAQVAAISSADEEVGQIIAEAMERVGNDGVITIEESKGFSTELEVVEGMQFDRGYASPYMVSDSDKMEAVLDNPYILITDKKITNIQEVLPVLEQVVQQSRPILIIAEDVEGEALATLVVNKLRGTFNAVAVKAPGFGDRRKAMLEDIAILTGGEVITEDLGLDLKSATIDSLGRANKVVVTKENTTIVEGAGQPDQISARVGQLKGQVEETTSEFDKEKLQERLAKLSGGVAVLKVGAATETEMKERKLRIEDALNSTRAAVEEGIVAGGGTALINVIKAVQAVDAVGDEATGVNIVLRALEEPVRQIAHNAGLEGSIIVEKLKTETVGIGYNAATGEYVNMVDTGILDPVKVTRSALQNAASVSAMFLTTEAVIADKPEENAGGAGMPDMGGMGGMGGMGGMM; encoded by the coding sequence ATGGCTAAAGATATTAAGTTCAGTGAAGAAGCACGTCGTTCTATGCTTAAAGGTGTAGATACGCTTGCGAATGCAGTAAAAGTAACACTTGGACCAAAAGGACGCAACGTTGTTCTTGAGAAAAAATTTGGTTCACCGCTTATTACAAATGACGGTGTAACAATTGCTAAAGAAATCGAACTTGAAGATGCATTTGAAAACATGGGAGCAAAACTAGTTGCTGAAGTAGCAAGCAAAACGAATGATATTGCTGGTGATGGAACAACTACAGCTACGGTTCTTGCACAAGCAATGATCCGCGAAGGTTTGAAGAATGTCACTTCTGGTGCAAATCCAATGGGTATCCGCAAAGGGATTGAAAAAGCGACTGCAGCTGCAGTGACAGAGCTTAAATCAATCTCTAAACCAATCGAAAGTAAAGATTCAATTGCACAAGTAGCTGCTATCTCTTCAGCTGACGAAGAAGTTGGTCAAATCATTGCTGAAGCAATGGAACGCGTTGGAAATGATGGTGTTATTACAATTGAAGAGTCTAAAGGCTTCTCAACAGAATTAGAAGTTGTAGAAGGCATGCAATTTGACCGTGGCTACGCTTCTCCTTACATGGTATCTGATTCAGATAAAATGGAAGCAGTTCTTGATAACCCGTACATTTTGATTACAGATAAGAAGATCACAAATATTCAAGAAGTTCTTCCTGTCCTTGAGCAAGTTGTACAGCAAAGCCGTCCGATCCTAATTATTGCTGAAGATGTTGAAGGCGAAGCTCTTGCTACACTTGTTGTAAACAAACTTCGTGGCACATTTAATGCTGTTGCTGTCAAAGCACCAGGATTTGGTGATCGTCGTAAAGCAATGCTTGAAGATATTGCGATTTTAACTGGCGGTGAAGTGATTACAGAAGATCTTGGTCTTGATCTTAAGTCAGCTACAATTGATTCTCTTGGACGTGCAAATAAAGTTGTTGTTACGAAAGAGAACACAACAATTGTAGAAGGTGCCGGTCAACCAGACCAAATCTCTGCTCGTGTTGGCCAACTAAAAGGTCAAGTAGAAGAAACTACTTCAGAGTTTGATAAAGAAAAGCTTCAAGAGCGTCTTGCTAAACTTTCTGGTGGTGTTGCAGTTCTTAAAGTAGGTGCAGCGACTGAAACAGAAATGAAAGAGCGCAAACTTCGTATTGAAGATGCTTTAAACTCTACTCGTGCAGCAGTTGAAGAAGGTATTGTTGCTGGTGGTGGTACAGCTCTAATTAATGTCATCAAAGCTGTTCAAGCAGTTGATGCAGTTGGTGATGAAGCGACAGGCGTAAACATTGTTCTTCGTGCATTAGAAGAACCGGTGCGTCAAATTGCTCACAATGCTGGCTTGGAAGGTTCAATCATTGTTGAAAAACTAAAAACTGAAACAGTTGGTATTGGATACAACGCTGCTACAGGCGAGTATGTAAACATGGTTGACACTGGAATCCTTGATCCAGTTAAAGTAACACGTTCAGCTCTTCAAAATGCTGCGAGTGTATCAGCAATGTTCCTAACAACAGAAGCTGTGATCGCAGATAAGCCTGAAGAGAATGCTGGCGGTGCCGGAATGCCTGATATGGGCGGCATGGGCGGTATGGGTGGAATGGGCGGCATGATGTAA
- a CDS encoding 4-hydroxyphenylacetate 3-hydroxylase family protein: protein MAMLTGAAYLKRIGKLQSEIWMDGERVSESYVKHPFFKPVLQTKARLYDMVHEEKYASILQSESKETNFSFEIPRSMSDLVKRRKATQVWASETLGVLGRSPDYVNTMIAVLAGAKAFFAEAGIEYGENIEQIYKNAIKNDLTFTHTFVNPSISRKPFYPDGQGQEQPVAAKIIEENEQGIIVDGARLLATQGGVTDELLVIPSAAFIDSDYLFGCTIPSDTKGLSFVNRPSYKQLNRYDYPLSSQFEEGDAIVVFDHVLIPWERVFLYRNEWQMNDLFVKTGVEAFLLFQATNRQISKTEWLLGVAQSLVNTLDIEKHQHVQGKIAEIIIVLEAMRGFVYSAEAQAKLNDYEIMVPALSPLKAAASYYQANYSRLVEIVQLLGASHFIAAPSEKDFASPIAVQLERFVRGEYTSAKEKFRLIQLARDLTITEFGTRQLLYERYFYGDPVRVLSSLNQLFHDEKSEYAKRVAAFLQSTAALED, encoded by the coding sequence ATGGCAATGTTAACGGGCGCTGCCTATTTAAAACGAATAGGGAAACTACAAAGTGAAATTTGGATGGATGGGGAACGGGTGTCAGAGTCTTATGTGAAGCATCCTTTTTTTAAACCAGTTCTACAAACAAAGGCACGTTTGTATGATATGGTGCATGAGGAAAAGTACGCTTCTATACTTCAATCAGAATCGAAGGAGACAAATTTCTCGTTCGAAATTCCACGTTCAATGAGTGATTTAGTAAAACGTAGAAAGGCAACGCAGGTTTGGGCAAGTGAAACACTTGGTGTACTTGGAAGATCTCCTGATTATGTGAATACGATGATTGCCGTATTGGCAGGTGCCAAGGCTTTTTTTGCAGAAGCTGGCATAGAATATGGGGAAAATATTGAGCAGATTTATAAGAATGCAATAAAAAATGATTTAACATTCACTCATACTTTTGTGAATCCATCGATAAGCAGAAAACCTTTTTATCCAGATGGTCAAGGGCAAGAACAACCAGTAGCTGCTAAAATTATTGAAGAAAACGAGCAAGGAATAATAGTAGACGGGGCAAGACTTTTGGCAACTCAAGGTGGGGTCACTGATGAACTGCTTGTCATACCGTCTGCAGCTTTCATTGATAGTGACTACTTATTTGGATGTACGATACCGTCAGATACGAAAGGTTTATCATTTGTTAACCGACCATCCTATAAACAGTTGAATCGGTATGATTATCCATTATCTTCTCAATTTGAGGAAGGCGATGCGATTGTTGTTTTTGATCATGTCCTTATTCCTTGGGAGAGAGTTTTCTTATATCGAAATGAATGGCAAATGAATGATCTCTTTGTCAAGACTGGTGTAGAAGCTTTTTTATTGTTCCAAGCTACTAATCGTCAAATTTCAAAAACAGAATGGCTTCTTGGTGTTGCACAATCATTAGTGAATACACTTGATATTGAAAAGCACCAGCATGTGCAAGGGAAAATTGCAGAAATCATTATAGTATTAGAGGCGATGCGAGGGTTCGTCTACTCTGCTGAAGCGCAAGCGAAATTAAATGATTATGAAATAATGGTGCCAGCGCTTTCTCCATTAAAAGCAGCTGCATCATATTATCAAGCAAACTATTCCCGTTTAGTAGAAATTGTCCAACTTCTTGGAGCAAGTCACTTTATAGCAGCTCCAAGTGAGAAGGACTTCGCTTCACCTATTGCTGTGCAGCTTGAAAGATTTGTGCGCGGGGAATACACGAGTGCAAAAGAGAAATTCCGATTAATTCAACTCGCTCGCGATTTAACGATAACGGAATTTGGTACTAGACAATTGTTATATGAACGATATTTTTATGGAGATCCAGTTCGAGTACTTTCTTCTCTTAATCAATTATTTCATGATGAGAAGAGTGAATATGCCAAGCGGGTAGCAGCGTTTTTGCAAAGTACTGCTGCATTAGAAGATTAA
- a CDS encoding MogA/MoaB family molybdenum cofactor biosynthesis protein, which translates to MHHINDPDKVRTAILTLSDTRTKSDDKSGQLIKTLLEINHEITAYKIITDDAQLLSSVIQEWVEKSSIDAIICNGGTGMSKRDITYNTVANMLEKEMHGFGEQFRQQSFTEVGTRGLLGNAIAGSIGDTAIFALPGSSNAVSLAMNKLILPLLPHFIGELRK; encoded by the coding sequence ATGCATCATATTAATGATCCTGACAAAGTACGCACCGCTATTCTAACCCTGTCCGATACCCGAACCAAATCGGATGATAAAAGCGGACAGCTTATAAAAACATTACTTGAAATCAATCATGAAATTACAGCCTATAAAATTATAACAGATGATGCTCAGTTATTGTCATCTGTCATACAAGAATGGGTAGAAAAATCGAGTATTGATGCCATTATATGTAACGGAGGAACTGGAATGAGCAAACGTGACATTACCTATAACACGGTTGCTAACATGCTTGAAAAAGAAATGCATGGTTTTGGAGAGCAATTTAGACAACAGAGCTTCACAGAAGTAGGAACAAGAGGATTACTTGGAAATGCGATCGCAGGCTCAATTGGTGATACAGCCATCTTTGCTTTACCAGGCTCGTCCAATGCCGTCTCTTTAGCGATGAATAAACTAATTCTACCACTTCTGCCTCATTTTATCGGAGAACTGCGCAAATGA
- a CDS encoding phosphate-starvation-inducible protein PsiE, which translates to MKVITTLIQSILSIALIGLLTLLTMLLVKKTVYLFQLVILETNRFSYYLLVDGILIYFLYFEFIALIVKYFEQNGQFPLRYFIYIGITAIIRFIILNHENALHTLLYAAAIFLLVKTLLLIQSDQFKQE; encoded by the coding sequence TTGAAAGTAATTACCACTCTCATTCAATCCATCCTATCAATTGCCCTAATTGGGCTCCTAACACTATTAACCATGTTACTTGTCAAAAAAACTGTTTATTTATTTCAATTAGTTATTTTAGAAACAAACCGTTTCTCTTACTATTTGCTAGTTGATGGCATATTGATATACTTTTTATACTTTGAATTTATTGCTTTAATTGTGAAATACTTTGAGCAAAATGGTCAATTCCCACTTCGCTACTTTATTTATATTGGCATTACTGCTATTATCCGTTTCATCATTTTGAATCATGAAAATGCATTGCACACTCTACTCTACGCTGCTGCCATCTTTCTTTTAGTTAAAACTTTATTGCTTATCCAATCCGATCAGTTTAAGCAAGAATAA
- a CDS encoding CPBP family intramembrane glutamic endopeptidase, whose amino-acid sequence MTKPYLFFGMLFFVVMHIGIAFATSLFIHSILAIEFGSILNITLSTVITILIALPIAKLLMRQTVTSRYLLVVISYIIMQTGLALGSSYLLSFLFDIEVGSGMNIGLSSMITFSLGLVVIILILYKDEHRGGGLPGEKSAPLETVAWSILGIFLVFATQVLAGLIETYLFGIEPGSDNTADLVDLANQFLPFIFVIAILGPIIEELVFRKAIFGWIYVRTNFLVAGLISSLIFAVIHFDFSHLLIYAAMGFSFAFLYVKTKRIIVPIISHIALNSFVVVVQVLLYDDLIQFMEPAAFIHHLIGLIN is encoded by the coding sequence GTGACTAAACCTTATTTGTTCTTTGGAATGTTGTTTTTTGTTGTAATGCATATCGGAATTGCATTTGCTACTTCACTCTTTATCCATAGTATACTGGCTATTGAGTTCGGAAGTATTTTGAATATTACTCTCTCGACTGTTATTACAATTCTAATTGCTCTACCCATAGCTAAACTTTTAATGCGTCAAACGGTTACAAGCCGTTACCTACTTGTTGTCATTTCATATATTATTATGCAAACAGGTCTTGCGCTTGGTTCTTCCTATTTATTATCTTTCTTGTTTGACATAGAAGTAGGAAGTGGCATGAACATCGGTCTTTCGTCTATGATTACTTTCTCACTTGGGTTAGTAGTGATTATACTCATTCTCTATAAAGATGAGCATAGGGGTGGAGGTCTTCCTGGTGAGAAATCAGCTCCTTTGGAGACTGTTGCCTGGTCAATCTTAGGTATATTTCTTGTATTCGCTACACAAGTACTTGCAGGACTAATTGAGACTTACTTATTTGGTATTGAACCTGGATCTGACAATACTGCTGATTTAGTCGATCTTGCTAATCAGTTTCTGCCATTTATTTTTGTTATCGCTATACTTGGCCCAATTATTGAGGAACTTGTGTTCAGAAAAGCCATATTCGGTTGGATTTATGTTCGGACAAATTTTCTTGTTGCTGGATTGATTAGCTCATTGATATTTGCTGTCATCCACTTTGATTTCTCCCACCTGTTAATCTACGCTGCAATGGGTTTCTCTTTTGCCTTTCTTTATGTCAAGACGAAACGAATTATTGTGCCAATCATTTCTCATATAGCACTAAATTCTTTCGTTGTTGTCGTGCAAGTACTTTTGTACGATGATTTAATTCAATTTATGGAACCAGCCGCTTTTATACACCATTTGATTGGACTGATTAATTAA
- the moaC gene encoding cyclic pyranopterin monophosphate synthase MoaC, producing MTGFSHYNNQGRAQMVNVSAKEETARTATAQSRVRLSKTLYDAIHAQELKKGDPLSVAQIAGIMAAKKTAEWIPMCHPITIQGTDLQFSYEETGDDYMLLIEATVTVKSNTGVEMEALTAVSAAALTFYDMCKAVDKSMVIEETLLVEKTGGKNGDFRHPRL from the coding sequence ATGACTGGTTTTTCCCATTATAACAATCAAGGACGTGCACAGATGGTTAATGTTTCTGCAAAAGAAGAAACAGCACGTACTGCCACTGCTCAATCACGAGTTCGATTGTCAAAAACATTATATGACGCGATTCATGCGCAAGAGTTAAAAAAAGGAGACCCACTTTCTGTAGCGCAAATTGCTGGAATTATGGCTGCAAAAAAAACGGCAGAATGGATCCCAATGTGTCATCCTATTACGATTCAAGGCACCGACTTACAGTTTTCTTATGAAGAAACTGGTGACGATTATATGCTTTTAATTGAAGCAACCGTTACTGTTAAAAGCAATACCGGTGTTGAGATGGAGGCACTTACCGCTGTTTCGGCTGCCGCTTTGACTTTTTATGATATGTGCAAAGCTGTTGATAAATCAATGGTCATAGAGGAGACACTCTTAGTTGAAAAAACAGGCGGTAAAAATGGAGATTTTCGTCATCCTAGGTTATAA
- a CDS encoding DUF4305 domain-containing protein, whose amino-acid sequence MKFVGLSYFLLGFLFVYLTFLQVEANGGWGVFAFILAFIASVDFYLGWRSIRGKQKDNK is encoded by the coding sequence ATGAAGTTTGTTGGACTTTCGTACTTTCTGTTAGGGTTCCTTTTTGTTTATCTTACATTTCTTCAAGTTGAAGCAAATGGTGGCTGGGGTGTGTTCGCATTTATACTTGCCTTTATCGCATCTGTCGATTTTTATCTTGGCTGGCGTAGCATTCGCGGAAAACAAAAAGACAATAAATAG
- a CDS encoding alpha/beta fold hydrolase, with the protein MAHSIEVEHGTKIYVEDIGSGQPVVFLHGWPVNHKMFEHQMNTLPELGFRFIGVDLRGYGQSDKPAHGYDYDQMADDLRVIFDTLELKDAVLCGFSMGGAIAIRYMAKHGGKGVARLALMGAAGPVFTERSDFEYGMPKENVDDLIDGAYADRAQMLEDFGAMFFGKKPSNAFNAWFHSLGMEAGPHATIGSARTLRDADLREDLKTIMVLTVIMHGRNDEICPYDLAKQMEAGIEDATIIPFEESGHSLFHDEHKKFNDVLIQFISEPIK; encoded by the coding sequence ATGGCACACTCTATAGAAGTAGAACACGGTACGAAAATTTATGTAGAAGATATTGGTAGTGGACAACCTGTCGTCTTTTTACATGGTTGGCCCGTTAACCATAAAATGTTCGAACATCAAATGAATACACTTCCTGAACTTGGGTTCCGTTTTATCGGAGTTGATTTACGTGGTTATGGTCAATCAGATAAACCAGCTCATGGCTATGACTACGATCAAATGGCAGATGACCTTCGAGTTATTTTTGATACTTTAGAATTAAAAGATGCTGTCTTATGCGGGTTTTCAATGGGAGGAGCAATCGCCATACGCTATATGGCTAAACATGGAGGAAAAGGAGTTGCTCGTTTAGCATTAATGGGAGCTGCTGGACCCGTGTTTACAGAGAGAAGCGATTTTGAGTACGGCATGCCAAAAGAAAATGTTGATGACTTAATCGACGGTGCATACGCGGATCGTGCTCAAATGCTTGAAGATTTTGGAGCCATGTTTTTTGGTAAAAAACCAAGTAATGCATTTAATGCTTGGTTCCATAGTCTTGGAATGGAGGCAGGACCACATGCGACAATCGGAAGTGCACGCACGCTACGAGACGCTGATCTACGGGAAGACTTAAAAACGATTATGGTATTAACCGTCATTATGCACGGGCGAAACGATGAAATATGCCCATATGATTTAGCAAAACAAATGGAAGCGGGCATAGAAGACGCAACCATCATTCCCTTTGAAGAGAGTGGGCACAGTCTTTTTCATGATGAACACAAAAAGTTTAATGACGTGTTAATTCAATTCATTTCCGAACCCATAAAATAA
- the groES gene encoding co-chaperone GroES produces the protein MLKPLGDRIIIEQIQSEEKTKSGIVLPDSAQEKPQEGKVVAVGTGRVTDSGEKVALEVNEGDSIIFSKYAGTEVKYEGTDYLILRESDVLAIIG, from the coding sequence TTGTTAAAACCATTAGGAGATCGCATCATTATTGAGCAAATCCAATCAGAGGAAAAAACAAAGAGCGGGATTGTACTTCCTGACTCCGCACAAGAAAAGCCGCAAGAAGGCAAAGTAGTTGCTGTCGGTACTGGTCGTGTCACTGATAGCGGCGAAAAAGTAGCACTTGAAGTAAATGAAGGCGATTCAATCATCTTCTCTAAATATGCAGGTACTGAAGTAAAGTATGAAGGTACGGACTATCTTATTCTTCGCGAGAGCGATGTTTTAGCAATTATTGGCTAA